Within the Onychostoma macrolepis isolate SWU-2019 chromosome 14, ASM1243209v1, whole genome shotgun sequence genome, the region GCTGTGCTGTCTTTGACATCATCCCGAACACGTTTCCCTTCTAGAATGTTCGCTTCACGTGAGATGACGTAACCAAAAGGATGTTTCCCATCAGAGAGGATGTAATATGTTAACATCCCCGCAACCTACAATAAATGCACAATACTAACCACTGGCCATGATTAGAGTAGAAAAAGTTCAAGAAATCACAAACAGACATGAGTTCTGTGAACTCAACTGATAATAAAATCCTCTCTTAGATTAGCTCATGTTGGCATGACTGCAGTCGATTCATGGTATTTCACAAACCTGAATGTCAGAGCTCTGTTTGTAATGAGCTTTGATCGCTGCATTGCCCTGTTCGAACTGTTCCAGGATCTCGGTTGCCTCCCAGCCTTGTGTACCAGCTCTATCAGTATAAACTCTGCTTTTCCCCTCGTCCAGTTTGCGACTTATACCAAAGTCAGCCAGCCTTGCCCTTTCTTCTTTATCTAATAGGAGTAGGAATGATAGTTTTGAATACGCTGAATGAAAGTTGAAATCTGGATGAGGACCAGCAGCAGTAAATGAcgagaaaatgtaaatttttgaaCCATCGCTTTTAATAAAGTCGTAGAGTGATTTACATTAATCTGAgaaatgaaaaagtaaaaatagaTGTATATTTATACCTATCAAAACATTTCTAGGCTTTATATCACGATGTATCACTCCAGCACGGTGAAGAACTTGAAGGCCAAGAAGCATCTCCTTCACTATTTTCCTCAAAGCGGTCTCTTTTCTGTCCTTTTGCTCTGGCTGACGAAGATATTCCATATACTCCTCTAGATCATATTCACAAAGCTGGTTTGCAAGATAGTAAAAATCTTCATCCTCTGCACAGGTCACATACCTGACGATATTCTTGCTTTCAAGCTTTAAATCTTGCAAAAGCTTCAGTTCATTTTCAAAGTCTTTGTTGTTCTTTGGGTTCTTGGTTATTAGTTTAATGGCCACGTCAATACCGTCTTTTCTTATTCCAATATATACTTGTGTGCCACTTCCTCCAGACCCAATCATGTACTTCTCATCTTTATAAAAGTAGAGGCTgtctatattttttatgttaggCTCTCTTAACAGCTCCTTTATTTTTGTACTATGTCTTGTAGAGGATTCATTCCGCCAGGTGATTCGCATGTCCTCAGTCATTTGTTGGATAGCTTGCATCTGtagtatttctgtattttgagAGCGAGATTCAGTTTCCAGTTCTTCTGATGAAGTCTGTGCAGATGGCCATGCAATCCCTTGTTTAACtcctataaataaataataaataaatgttgtttattttacagttataagaaaatatataatatacattaataaGTGGTCAGgcaaatattttttactttaaggTTTTATATCTCAATTGCACAACACAGTAATTTTGAcaatgaaattataattatgcAATTAACCTCACAATTTAGATTTTAGTATTAGTACcatataaacatattaaattagaattaaaactacaaatattaacataaataataaattagtcataCACTGCATGAGTATAAACATCCATTCGGATCTAGAATCTCTCACCTTGATCTTCAACCAGGAAGGTTTTATTAACTTTGAGCAAATGATGTGTTTTGGGTGCGGGAAGGTGACACTTTTACTGCTTTATAAAGTaagcagcactgcacaaaaGTTAATGTTCTGGTTGTCACCTAATTAGGACCCGAAGTAGATAAATATCACATGTGGTTTTTAAAACAGTATATGATAACAGCGGGAAATTCTGTATATTCATGCAGTGTGTGCATGTCAAAAGATTAAATCCAATCAGAAGCTTGTGACATATAAAACGCGCATATCAACTCGATCACTTTATTTAGCGTTCATGTAAACACTACGTTCGGATTCGTCAGTCAGAATGAATTCATTCCGATGGAAGCAAAAAGTGTCCATGTAATTGATGTATGCAATTGTATGTTACAAAAGTACTTTAGAATTTATCATTACAATAACATGAATGAGAAAATCTGCAAATCAGTCTTGATGCCAAATGCAGGCTTCATtgtctttattaaaataatattatagttctaattaaaaaaaaacataattaagttcttattttaaaaagtcttatttAAAACTGAATATATCTCATGGAAAATTCCTGTCAGTTGTTTTGTGAGATTCGCTCGTGAATGCAGAGCTTTAGGGGAGAAAAAGCTGTGCTTACGGTTTGGGGGTCCGGCTGCTAGGACGGCCTGGTAAGGAGATTGTGTGGTGAATCTGGAGAAAACAGGCGGCTCCTCGCCAAACAGCACAA harbors:
- the LOC131553352 gene encoding uncharacterized protein LOC131553352 isoform X1, translated to MAVVNEGAIKKMLKQYKYRDLAVREIINVISHYKDLRPALDAYVFSDGSSRDLMSLAGTVPVSYRGNVYNIPVCLWLLDTYPYNPPTCFVKPTSAMMIKTGKHVDANGKIYLPYLYEWKHPQSDLYGLIQVMIVLFGEEPPVFSRFTTQSPYQAVLAAGPPNRVKQGIAWPSAQTSSEELETESRSQNTEILQMQAIQQMTEDMRITWRNESSTRHSTKIKELLREPNIKNIDSLYFYKDEKYMIGSGGSGTQVYIGIRKDGIDVAIKLITKNPKNNKDFENELKLLQDLKLESKNIVRYVTCAEDEDFYYLANQLCEYDLEEYMEYLRQPEQKDRKETALRKIVKEMLLGLQVLHRAGVIHRDIKPRNVLIDKEERARLADFGISRKLDEGKSRVYTDRAGTQGWEATEILEQFEQGNAAIKAHYKQSSDIQVAGMLTYYILSDGKHPFGYVISREANILEGKRVRDDVKDSTAMDLIDWMISKDQSERPTVDKVLDHPFFWDDKRIREVLHNLGNKEEVQGCKNYKNNEKLYETVQKYTEGKTFSDWKTKAPKTWTKIGKNLPNNLLGLLRHLRNALGHREKEFYDEKMIDEFPDFLISLHRLAMEMGWEY
- the LOC131553352 gene encoding probable serine/threonine-protein kinase irlD isoform X2, encoding MFCEAHQCDDDQNWQTRRRQRQDLPAIPPQSDLYGLIQVMIVLFGEEPPVFSRFTTQSPYQAVLAAGPPNRVKQGIAWPSAQTSSEELETESRSQNTEILQMQAIQQMTEDMRITWRNESSTRHSTKIKELLREPNIKNIDSLYFYKDEKYMIGSGGSGTQVYIGIRKDGIDVAIKLITKNPKNNKDFENELKLLQDLKLESKNIVRYVTCAEDEDFYYLANQLCEYDLEEYMEYLRQPEQKDRKETALRKIVKEMLLGLQVLHRAGVIHRDIKPRNVLIDKEERARLADFGISRKLDEGKSRVYTDRAGTQGWEATEILEQFEQGNAAIKAHYKQSSDIQVAGMLTYYILSDGKHPFGYVISREANILEGKRVRDDVKDSTAMDLIDWMISKDQSERPTVDKVLDHPFFWDDKRIREVLHNLGNKEEVQGCKNYKNNEKLYETVQKYTEGKTFSDWKTKAPKTWTKIGKNLPNNLLGLLRHLRNALGHREKEFYDEKMIDEFPDFLISLHRLAMEMGWEY